Proteins found in one Vallitalea guaymasensis genomic segment:
- a CDS encoding transcription initiation factor IIE — MKCKESYIGTKKECIQFLNTNLPKLFRGELQLEGQDVFIPSREELEFKMKFEYDEDYEYGCVGIKISWGEEPDLPDEEDEEEDDDDDDDDDEEFIPNKNTKDYYL, encoded by the coding sequence TTGAAATGTAAGGAATCCTATATAGGTACTAAAAAAGAGTGTATCCAATTTCTTAATACCAATCTACCAAAACTTTTTAGAGGAGAACTTCAGTTAGAAGGACAGGATGTTTTTATTCCAAGTAGAGAAGAATTAGAATTCAAAATGAAATTTGAATATGACGAAGATTATGAGTACGGCTGTGTTGGAATCAAGATCTCTTGGGGCGAAGAGCCAGATCTTCCAGATGAAGAAGATGAAGAGGAAGATGACGACGACGACGATGATGACGACGAGGAATTTATACCAAATAAGAACACTAAAGACTATTATCTCTAA
- a CDS encoding CotS family spore coat protein, with the protein MPSEDLSKVLDNYNIEVLNIKNENYKVKKGVWWIQTPTGYKILKKNSIPKERLNFIVAAIEYLCSRGINMPKIIESKKGEKFIEADGANYLLNEAIPGKAPSSKTTEGLEKIIKELARFHAASVGFQPPSDCKPNILLGTWYDKSSKKMNKLNEYYEQEKNKSTHSEFGNMILKEFPNFHKKMETALNKDSMSLYNRWVAEIQKTTCLVHQDFIDGNLIMTDKGKIYVLDPDSLAIEVPTKDIRKFLNKIMKKRGSWDMKLTIDILKWYQEVNPLEPWQWQVLKSTVMYPHLFAGIMSKYYQKREASWSESKYVSKLKNIIDIENSKEYIIDNFEQIIASL; encoded by the coding sequence ATGCCATCTGAAGATTTATCCAAAGTCTTAGATAACTATAATATAGAGGTACTAAACATAAAAAATGAAAATTACAAAGTAAAAAAAGGTGTTTGGTGGATTCAAACCCCAACAGGATACAAGATACTTAAAAAGAATTCCATACCAAAAGAAAGATTGAATTTTATTGTTGCTGCCATAGAATATCTATGCAGTAGAGGAATCAATATGCCAAAAATCATTGAATCCAAAAAAGGCGAAAAATTTATTGAAGCAGATGGAGCCAATTATCTATTGAATGAAGCAATTCCAGGCAAAGCACCTAGTTCTAAGACAACTGAAGGACTAGAAAAAATAATAAAAGAATTAGCTAGATTCCATGCAGCATCTGTGGGATTTCAACCACCTTCTGATTGTAAACCAAATATCCTTCTAGGAACTTGGTATGATAAATCCAGTAAGAAAATGAACAAACTCAATGAGTATTATGAACAAGAAAAAAACAAAAGTACTCATAGCGAATTCGGGAATATGATACTAAAAGAATTTCCTAACTTCCACAAGAAAATGGAGACTGCTTTAAATAAAGATAGTATGTCATTATATAACAGATGGGTAGCTGAAATACAAAAAACAACATGCTTGGTTCATCAAGATTTCATTGATGGAAATTTAATAATGACTGATAAAGGAAAAATCTATGTTCTAGACCCAGACTCATTAGCTATTGAAGTACCAACAAAAGATATTAGAAAATTCCTCAATAAAATCATGAAAAAACGTGGCAGTTGGGACATGAAACTTACTATAGATATTTTGAAATGGTACCAAGAAGTCAATCCATTAGAGCCTTGGCAATGGCAGGTTCTAAAATCCACAGTAATGTATCCTCATCTATTTGCAGGTATAATGAGTAAATATTATCAAAAGAGAGAAGCATCCTGGTCAGAAAGCAAATATGTAAGTAAGCTAAAGAATATCATCGACATAGAAAATTCAAAAGAATATATTATAGATAATTTTGAACAAATAATCGCTTCACTATAA
- a CDS encoding CotS family spore coat protein encodes MKTNNTTIELKDIFTNVLNQYNIRPDNISIIQNEGLKTLWKFTNRNQKMCLKRFRHTKEKITFSVNAQRHIYKKGGKVPNVYPNSQGQYITEYMGQLFVLYEWIEGRDLNFTRTNDFNDGIEGLGAFHSISKGYIAPEGAKISSKLGRWTEQYSSMKKRMLKWKDIALTDRTKGSYKVYLECIDDIINLCDKAIAALEQSSYDKITTIDLHESSLCHQDYGSGNAILSEKGIFVIDLDGVTYDLPARDLRKIIGKRAEKRGKWDIEDINLILNHYEKTNKLTLEEKEALKIDLMFPHWFFGTIKNIFSKNKQVNPGKIAKIAKLEKEKLAVLNQWKI; translated from the coding sequence TTGAAAACAAATAACACTACTATTGAACTTAAGGATATATTTACTAATGTACTGAATCAATATAATATTAGACCTGATAATATATCAATCATTCAGAATGAAGGATTAAAAACCCTATGGAAATTTACTAATAGAAATCAGAAAATGTGTCTAAAAAGATTTCGTCATACCAAGGAAAAAATCACGTTCTCTGTTAATGCTCAGAGGCATATATATAAAAAAGGTGGAAAAGTACCAAACGTTTATCCCAACAGTCAAGGTCAATATATTACTGAGTACATGGGACAACTATTTGTACTATATGAATGGATAGAAGGAAGAGACCTTAATTTTACAAGAACCAACGACTTCAATGATGGAATAGAAGGATTAGGAGCTTTCCACTCAATATCAAAAGGCTATATAGCTCCAGAAGGGGCAAAAATATCCTCTAAACTAGGTAGATGGACAGAACAGTATAGTTCAATGAAAAAAAGAATGTTGAAATGGAAAGATATAGCTTTGACCGATAGAACCAAGGGGTCATATAAAGTCTATCTTGAATGCATAGATGATATTATTAACCTATGCGATAAAGCCATTGCGGCATTAGAACAATCCTCTTACGATAAAATAACCACGATTGATCTACATGAATCCTCATTATGTCATCAAGACTATGGCTCAGGAAATGCTATCTTATCTGAAAAAGGCATATTTGTCATTGACCTGGATGGTGTAACATACGATTTGCCTGCTAGAGATTTGAGAAAAATAATTGGCAAACGAGCTGAAAAAAGAGGCAAATGGGATATAGAAGATATTAATCTAATACTTAATCACTATGAAAAAACCAATAAATTGACTCTAGAAGAAAAAGAAGCTCTAAAAATAGACTTAATGTTTCCACACTGGTTTTTTGGAACAATAAAAAATATATTCTCTAAAAATAAACAGGTAAACCCAGGAAAAATAGCTAAAATAGCAAAATTGGAAAAAGAAAAATTAGCAGTTTTGAATCAATGGAAGATCTAA
- a CDS encoding glycosyltransferase family 4 protein, with translation MNIAFICTEKLPVPPVLGGAIQIYIDNILPIISKEHHITVFTVLKGGLPEHEKVGNVTFIRVKGRTKSEYIKEVENKISLIHDKLDLIHVFNRPRWVRQLSRVAPNTYFSLSLHNEMMLPKKINPPQAKECIDKVEFITTVSKFIGNEVINMYPSAKGKVFPVYSAADINIYHPVGSKKAIENKKELLKKHNIEDHKVVICVSRLSPKKGQQIVMEAMKIVMESHPKTALVLVGSKWYGSDEIDEFTSMLHGKANELKGPVIFTGFLTPDEVPKLYNIADIFVCASQWREPLARIHYEGMAAGLPIITTNRGGNSELFEQNVNGIVLDDYDNPIAMAEKINYLLDHEDQAKAMGKKARKDAEENYTFQRVSKQLLSLFNKVKKHHNIKR, from the coding sequence ATGAATATTGCATTTATATGTACAGAGAAACTTCCTGTTCCTCCAGTATTAGGAGGAGCTATACAGATATATATAGACAATATACTACCCATAATATCAAAAGAACACCATATAACTGTTTTTACAGTATTAAAAGGCGGCTTACCCGAACATGAAAAAGTGGGAAATGTAACTTTTATCCGTGTAAAGGGAAGAACAAAGTCCGAGTATATAAAAGAAGTTGAAAATAAGATAAGTTTAATTCATGATAAATTAGATTTGATACATGTATTCAATAGACCACGCTGGGTAAGGCAATTAAGTAGAGTAGCACCTAATACTTATTTTAGTTTAAGTCTCCATAACGAAATGATGTTACCTAAAAAAATTAATCCACCCCAAGCAAAAGAGTGCATAGACAAAGTAGAATTCATAACAACAGTAAGTAAATTCATAGGAAACGAAGTTATTAATATGTACCCATCCGCAAAAGGAAAAGTATTCCCAGTTTATTCAGCAGCCGACATTAACATCTATCACCCTGTAGGCTCTAAAAAAGCAATAGAAAACAAAAAAGAACTATTAAAAAAACATAATATAGAAGACCACAAAGTAGTAATATGCGTCAGCAGACTAAGTCCCAAAAAAGGTCAACAGATCGTAATGGAAGCCATGAAGATTGTAATGGAATCTCATCCAAAAACAGCATTAGTCCTAGTTGGAAGTAAATGGTATGGAAGCGACGAAATAGATGAATTCACCTCAATGCTACACGGAAAAGCAAACGAATTAAAAGGACCAGTAATCTTCACAGGATTCCTAACACCCGACGAAGTACCAAAACTATACAACATAGCAGACATATTCGTATGCGCATCCCAATGGAGAGAACCCCTAGCTAGAATCCACTACGAAGGCATGGCAGCAGGCTTACCAATAATAACAACCAATCGCGGCGGTAACTCCGAACTATTCGAACAAAACGTCAACGGCATAGTACTAGACGATTACGACAATCCAATCGCCATGGCTGAAAAAATAAACTACCTACTAGACCACGAAGACCAAGCAAAAGCAATGGGTAAAAAAGCACGCAAAGACGCCGAAGAAAACTATACCTTCCAAAGAGTATCCAAACAACTACTATCCCTCTTCAACAAAGTAAAAAAACACCACAACATCAAACGTTAA
- a CDS encoding UDP-glucose dehydrogenase family protein has product MKICVVGAGYVGLVAALSFAKYKNDVICVDKDIKKVKQLNKGIPTIYEEGLEPLLNKCLKKKYILFTDNINKAISLSDVIMIAVGTPTKPDWSVDISQVVDASVEISKEIDKYKVIIIKSTVPVGTHEVVENLLLKNGVDRNNFDVVSNPEFLREGRALNDFLHGDRMVIGCKSEKAQKVMDELYSPFKTKIINTNPPTAELIKYASNALLATKISFINEMANLCSKVDANIDTLSYGLGLDSRISPEFLRAGIGYGGSCFPKDTKALVNIGEKYGCEFNIIRSTIKVNENQRLKPVEILLDHYNKIEGKTISLLGLTFKPGTDDIRDAPSLFIIDELLQMGARIRCYDPMVSEEIKSLFPNITYCDSIEDTVRDSYCTIICTELDEFFKMDLESIAKKMKKRVLIDGRNMIDIEEARKSGFSYYYSIGNGSFENNK; this is encoded by the coding sequence TTGAAGATATGTGTTGTTGGAGCAGGATATGTAGGACTCGTAGCCGCATTATCTTTTGCGAAATATAAGAATGATGTTATATGTGTTGATAAGGATATCAAAAAAGTAAAACAATTGAATAAAGGTATTCCGACCATATACGAAGAAGGTCTTGAACCTTTATTGAATAAATGTTTGAAGAAAAAATATATACTATTTACTGATAATATCAATAAAGCTATAAGTCTGTCAGATGTGATTATGATTGCAGTTGGGACACCAACAAAACCTGATTGGAGTGTTGATATTTCGCAAGTTGTTGATGCATCTGTTGAAATATCTAAGGAGATTGATAAATACAAGGTTATCATAATCAAGAGTACTGTACCTGTAGGTACTCATGAGGTTGTAGAGAATTTACTTCTTAAGAATGGTGTAGATAGAAATAATTTTGATGTAGTATCTAATCCTGAATTCTTAAGAGAAGGCAGGGCACTAAATGATTTTCTTCATGGGGATAGAATGGTAATAGGCTGTAAATCTGAGAAGGCTCAGAAAGTAATGGATGAGTTATATAGTCCGTTCAAAACGAAAATAATAAATACTAATCCACCTACAGCAGAATTGATAAAGTACGCTTCTAATGCATTATTGGCTACAAAAATCTCTTTTATTAATGAGATGGCTAATCTATGCAGTAAGGTGGATGCTAACATAGATACCTTGTCTTATGGATTAGGTCTTGATAGTAGAATTTCTCCAGAGTTTTTAAGAGCTGGGATTGGATATGGAGGTTCATGTTTTCCTAAGGATACAAAAGCTCTAGTTAATATAGGTGAAAAATATGGTTGTGAGTTTAACATAATAAGAAGTACTATTAAGGTTAATGAGAATCAAAGATTGAAGCCAGTGGAGATTTTATTGGATCATTATAATAAGATTGAGGGTAAAACCATTTCTCTTTTGGGTCTTACTTTCAAACCTGGTACGGATGATATTAGGGATGCACCATCTTTGTTTATTATTGATGAATTGTTGCAGATGGGTGCTCGTATTAGATGTTATGATCCTATGGTTTCTGAAGAGATTAAGAGTTTGTTTCCTAATATAACGTATTGCGATAGTATTGAGGATACTGTTAGAGATTCGTATTGTACTATTATATGTACTGAACTTGATGAATTCTTTAAGATGGATTTGGAGAGTATTGCTAAGAAGATGAAGAAGCGGGTGCTTATTGATGGTAGGAATATGATTGATATTGAGGAAGCTAGGAAAAGTGGGTTTAGTTATTATTATTCTATTGGGAATGGGAGTTTTGAAAATAATAAATAA
- a CDS encoding AI-2E family transporter: protein MSTNKNNNFDPYKYIPFIILVFLIAKFIFKPGNLTWFFSSFKSLIIASIIIYLLSPVVRILKTKLKFRHTLSVLLTYVLVFAFIVLFIILIVPTITDSVNSLVNNFPTTEELSEFINGLFVTNLISPEKIAELIKMLEDSIVSFSSDLVSLSTQVISSIGSFISNIAILFLSLFMAFYALRDWDEIRPKLNKFVRAMLPKKYADWTIRVTRLTDRALKQFLIGKLYTCIILGLLVSIGIYVVNFVTPLKIPYAPLMGFIIGITNIIPYIGPFIGTIPCLIFALFSGFWEAVALLAIILIMQQIDNIIVSPRILGNSVGLKPFWVVASVTIGGSFFGAAGMILSVPIASVILTLVMEKINSVDVKK from the coding sequence ATGAGTACAAACAAAAATAATAATTTCGATCCATACAAATATATACCCTTTATAATACTTGTTTTTTTGATAGCAAAGTTCATATTTAAACCTGGTAATCTAACTTGGTTTTTCTCGTCATTCAAATCATTGATTATTGCTTCTATAATCATTTATTTATTAAGCCCAGTTGTGAGAATATTAAAGACCAAATTGAAATTCCGACATACATTGAGTGTCTTACTCACTTATGTACTTGTTTTTGCATTTATAGTACTCTTTATAATTTTGATTGTTCCTACGATTACTGATAGTGTTAATTCACTAGTCAATAATTTTCCAACTACTGAAGAGTTGAGTGAATTCATTAATGGACTTTTTGTTACTAATCTCATAAGCCCAGAAAAGATTGCTGAGCTTATAAAAATGCTGGAAGATTCAATTGTAAGCTTTTCAAGTGACTTGGTCAGCTTATCAACACAAGTCATTTCATCAATTGGAAGCTTCATAAGCAATATTGCAATATTATTTTTATCATTATTCATGGCATTCTATGCCCTTAGGGATTGGGATGAAATCAGACCGAAATTAAATAAATTCGTTAGAGCTATGCTACCTAAAAAATATGCTGATTGGACTATAAGAGTAACCAGATTGACAGATAGAGCGCTTAAACAATTTTTGATAGGAAAATTATATACGTGTATCATATTGGGTTTGCTTGTGAGCATAGGAATATACGTGGTCAACTTTGTCACTCCATTAAAGATACCTTACGCTCCACTTATGGGATTCATAATCGGTATAACTAACATAATTCCTTATATCGGACCTTTTATCGGTACAATACCTTGTCTGATATTTGCATTGTTTTCTGGATTCTGGGAAGCTGTAGCTTTATTAGCTATTATACTTATAATGCAACAGATTGATAATATAATAGTAAGTCCAAGAATCCTTGGTAATTCAGTTGGATTGAAACCATTCTGGGTTGTTGCATCTGTAACCATTGGTGGAAGTTTCTTTGGTGCAGCAGGAATGATTCTATCTGTTCCTATTGCCTCTGTTATACTTACATTGGTTATGGAGAAAATTAATAGTGTGGATGTGAAAAAGTAA
- a CDS encoding DsrE/DsrF/DrsH-like family protein, whose amino-acid sequence MINKVLIVGGVAGGASTAARLRRVNEDAQIIMFERGKYISFANCGLPYYIGGTIEQRDALFLQTPEAMKARFNIDVRVQNEVVSINKEEKYVEVKDLKTGEIYKETYDNLVLSPGSTPIKPPIPGIDKDNIFSLWNIPDTDAIKAFLDRRSVKKVTVIGGGFIGIEMAENMYDRGLEVNLVEMADQVMAPVDYDMAQLIHGHMAQKGIKLFLNNGVSSFEDKDDKTYVKLQDGTMLESDMVILSIGIRPNGELAKNAGLETNKRGGIVVDEYLKTSDDSIYAVGDAIEVVDYVNGSKTMIPLAGPANKQGRIVANNIVGKQEKYKGTMGTSVVKVFDLTVAATGNNEKTLNRLGKKYQEDYKISLVQPKSHAGYYPGAIPMTIKLMFDIKGKILGAEIIGYEGVDKRIDVIATLIKMGGTIYDLKELELAYAPPYSSAKDPVNMAGFSAENILNGDMEVVLWDEIDKEDKQNSIILDVRDDIELELGYIEGAKNIPVNSLRDRIDELDKNKEILVYCAIGIRGYIASRILTQKGYRAKNLIGGYNFYKCVVKDYTKMTGSDIDCDCCEENADEDSKKKVELIDSAINQGITIKLNACGLQCPGPIMQVNNKMKEINTGDILEISATDPGFPVDVEAWCKKTGNSFIKTEKREKEFVVWIGKGNENVEIKEKSAVAADKSTMVVFSGELDKALASFIIANGAASMGKEVSMFFTFWGLNILRKEQKVKVKKSVIEKMFGFMMPKGTKKLKLSKMNMAGMGSAMMKKVMRDKNVNSLEDLIKSAMDNGVKIVACTMSMDVMGIKKEELIDGIELGGVASYLGDTDDANHNLFI is encoded by the coding sequence ATGATTAATAAAGTTCTTATAGTTGGAGGGGTTGCAGGTGGTGCTAGTACCGCTGCAAGACTTAGAAGAGTTAATGAAGACGCTCAGATAATAATGTTTGAAAGAGGTAAATATATTTCTTTTGCGAATTGTGGTCTACCCTATTATATAGGAGGAACAATTGAGCAAAGAGATGCCCTTTTTCTTCAGACTCCTGAAGCAATGAAGGCTAGGTTTAACATTGATGTAAGAGTACAAAATGAAGTTGTATCTATAAACAAAGAGGAAAAATATGTTGAAGTCAAGGACTTGAAAACTGGAGAAATCTATAAAGAGACATATGACAATCTAGTTCTTTCTCCAGGTTCTACACCAATAAAACCACCTATACCTGGTATTGACAAAGATAACATTTTCTCACTATGGAATATTCCAGATACTGATGCAATCAAGGCATTTCTTGATAGAAGATCTGTAAAAAAAGTCACTGTAATCGGTGGTGGATTCATTGGGATTGAAATGGCTGAAAATATGTATGATAGAGGTTTAGAGGTTAATCTAGTTGAGATGGCTGATCAAGTTATGGCACCAGTTGATTATGATATGGCACAACTGATTCATGGACATATGGCACAAAAAGGTATCAAATTATTTCTTAACAACGGAGTAAGTTCTTTTGAAGATAAAGATGATAAGACTTATGTAAAACTCCAAGACGGAACCATGCTTGAATCAGATATGGTTATATTATCTATCGGTATTAGACCAAATGGAGAATTAGCTAAAAATGCAGGACTTGAGACTAACAAAAGAGGTGGAATAGTAGTTGATGAATATTTAAAAACCAGTGATGACAGCATATATGCAGTTGGTGATGCTATAGAAGTTGTAGATTACGTCAATGGTAGTAAAACTATGATACCACTTGCTGGACCAGCTAATAAACAAGGTAGGATTGTTGCTAATAACATTGTAGGTAAACAAGAGAAGTACAAAGGAACTATGGGAACTTCTGTAGTAAAAGTATTTGACCTTACTGTAGCCGCAACAGGTAACAATGAAAAAACTCTGAATAGACTTGGTAAGAAATATCAAGAGGACTACAAGATATCATTGGTTCAGCCTAAGTCACATGCTGGGTATTATCCAGGGGCTATACCTATGACAATAAAGCTTATGTTTGATATAAAGGGTAAGATACTTGGAGCTGAGATTATAGGTTATGAAGGTGTTGATAAAAGAATTGATGTCATTGCTACATTAATCAAAATGGGTGGTACAATATATGACCTGAAAGAATTGGAACTTGCTTATGCACCACCATATTCTTCAGCTAAAGACCCTGTAAATATGGCAGGATTCTCAGCAGAAAATATTTTAAATGGTGACATGGAAGTAGTTTTATGGGATGAAATAGATAAGGAAGATAAACAAAATTCAATAATCTTGGATGTAAGAGATGATATAGAATTGGAGCTGGGTTATATAGAAGGAGCTAAGAACATTCCAGTAAATTCATTGAGGGATAGAATTGATGAACTAGATAAGAATAAAGAGATTCTAGTATATTGTGCTATTGGTATCAGGGGATACATTGCTTCAAGGATACTTACACAAAAAGGTTACAGAGCTAAAAACTTAATTGGTGGATATAATTTCTATAAATGTGTTGTGAAAGATTATACTAAGATGACAGGTTCAGATATAGATTGTGATTGTTGTGAGGAGAATGCAGATGAAGACAGTAAAAAAAAAGTAGAGTTAATTGATTCAGCTATTAATCAGGGAATTACCATTAAACTTAATGCTTGTGGATTACAGTGTCCAGGACCAATAATGCAAGTGAATAATAAGATGAAAGAAATTAATACAGGAGACATTCTTGAAATCTCAGCTACTGACCCAGGTTTTCCTGTGGATGTAGAAGCTTGGTGTAAGAAAACTGGTAATAGTTTTATTAAGACTGAGAAAAGAGAGAAAGAGTTTGTAGTTTGGATTGGTAAAGGTAATGAGAATGTTGAGATAAAAGAAAAGTCGGCTGTAGCTGCTGATAAGAGTACAATGGTAGTTTTTAGTGGGGAACTGGATAAAGCTTTGGCATCATTTATAATAGCTAATGGGGCAGCTTCTATGGGGAAAGAGGTTTCTATGTTCTTTACTTTTTGGGGATTGAATATCTTGAGGAAGGAACAAAAAGTCAAGGTTAAGAAATCGGTAATAGAGAAGATGTTTGGTTTTATGATGCCTAAGGGAACTAAGAAATTGAAGCTTTCTAAGATGAATATGGCTGGAATGGGTTCGGCGATGATGAAAAAGGTTATGAGAGATAAGAATGTGAATTCTTTAGAAGATTTAATTAAGTCGGCAATGGATAATGGGGTTAAGATTGTGGCTTGTACCATGTCGATGGATGTTATGGGGATTAAGAAAGAGGAATTGATTGATGGTATTGAATTAGGTGGTGTGGCTTCTTATTTGGGAGATACTGATGATGCGAATCATAATTTGTTTATCTAA
- a CDS encoding class I SAM-dependent methyltransferase → MMKVLQDEIRNLEVDEVLDIATGAGGFIKILMGGFKNFNHIIGVDTSKKALEMGRKNMQDDRIEFKYMSADRLEFDDSIFDIVSVSNSIHHFKDYSEVFKEIKRVLKPEGMVIVNEMFCDNQSNAQLSHVYLHHYMAEIDTIKGIVHKPTYKKQEIIDLLEDEGLKIIRSFEVRDEVFKNDEEEKKEIEALKKLFDKRLKDIEEHERYDEFVGRARDIREHLDEYGIDGATQLVVIAKI, encoded by the coding sequence ATGATGAAGGTTTTACAGGATGAAATTAGGAATTTGGAAGTTGATGAGGTGTTGGATATTGCTACAGGTGCGGGGGGATTTATAAAGATTCTTATGGGAGGTTTTAAGAACTTTAATCATATTATTGGAGTTGATACTAGTAAGAAAGCTTTAGAGATGGGCAGAAAGAATATGCAAGATGATAGAATTGAATTTAAGTATATGAGTGCAGATAGATTAGAGTTTGATGATTCTATATTTGATATAGTAAGCGTATCCAATTCAATTCATCATTTCAAGGACTATTCAGAAGTTTTTAAGGAAATTAAAAGAGTGTTAAAACCAGAGGGTATGGTTATTGTTAATGAGATGTTTTGTGATAATCAATCTAATGCTCAGTTATCACATGTTTATTTGCATCATTATATGGCTGAGATTGATACTATTAAGGGGATTGTTCATAAACCAACGTATAAGAAACAAGAGATTATTGATTTGTTGGAAGATGAGGGATTAAAGATTATTAGGAGTTTTGAAGTTAGAGATGAAGTTTTTAAGAATGATGAAGAAGAGAAAAAGGAAATAGAGGCTCTGAAAAAGTTATTTGATAAGAGATTAAAAGATATAGAGGAACATGAGAGATATGATGAGTTTGTTGGTAGAGCAAGAGATATTAGGGAACATTTGGATGAATATGGAATAGATGGTGCGACTCAATTAGTTGTAATAGCTAAGATATAA
- a CDS encoding nitroreductase family protein, which yields MKKEYQNETMKLLYERASCRSFQDKDIEEDLLNQVIDAGLHGATGGNFQPYSIIKITSEETKKRLVDECEMQKIVANAPVNLLFCIDWRRLGRWAEACNAPFTATKSYRHFWIALQDTVICAQNICTAADSVGLGSVYIGTVESCFMELKSICNIPEGVFPVVLLSLGYPTKYPAPRNKLGVEALVHNEQYQDLDIEELIKLHDEKYEHKTLPITEEKLQTIYEVTADVSDKSNAENIINTIKEQGHINMAQRYFGLHYMANWTCTGNQEFIDTLINYGFDWIKGI from the coding sequence ATGAAAAAAGAATATCAGAATGAAACTATGAAATTATTGTATGAAAGAGCTAGTTGTCGTTCTTTTCAGGACAAAGACATTGAAGAAGACTTACTGAATCAAGTAATAGATGCTGGTTTACATGGGGCTACTGGCGGTAATTTTCAACCATATTCTATAATAAAGATTACTAGCGAAGAGACTAAAAAGCGTTTAGTTGATGAATGTGAGATGCAGAAAATTGTTGCCAATGCTCCTGTTAACTTGCTGTTCTGCATTGATTGGCGTCGTTTAGGTCGTTGGGCAGAAGCTTGCAATGCTCCATTCACAGCAACGAAAAGCTATCGTCATTTCTGGATTGCATTACAAGATACTGTCATATGCGCACAAAATATCTGTACAGCCGCAGATTCAGTTGGTTTAGGTTCTGTCTATATCGGTACTGTAGAGAGCTGTTTCATGGAACTAAAATCCATATGTAATATTCCAGAAGGTGTATTCCCTGTTGTACTCCTCAGTCTAGGATACCCTACTAAATATCCTGCTCCAAGGAATAAACTTGGGGTTGAAGCTCTAGTACATAATGAACAATACCAAGACTTGGACATTGAAGAACTCATCAAACTTCATGATGAAAAATATGAACATAAAACTCTTCCTATTACAGAAGAGAAATTACAAACAATCTATGAAGTTACTGCTGACGTATCTGACAAATCCAATGCTGAAAATATCATAAACACTATAAAAGAACAAGGTCATATCAATATGGCTCAAAGATATTTTGGATTACATTATATGGCTAATTGGACTTGCACAGGTAATCAAGAATTCATCGATACCCTTATAAATTATGGCTTTGACTGGATAAAAGGCATATAA